Proteins from a genomic interval of Plasmodium reichenowi strain SY57 chromosome 13, whole genome shotgun sequence:
- a CDS encoding hypothetical protein (conserved Plasmodium protein, unknown function), which yields MNMNLVLFIFLICLLFGCSNKLYALRNVTRKSDPMSDKSFIVNSLISYKEEIDSQIKNFRKYYELPNEMDFELKELWDLVNIVSESQESQMKELFKFSHSLEQSKLSLFKMLSEYENRIDQLEYNIMEKKLYDPFIEKFIYPISKYWLKIDFNNLRSYWRYENNKNDFSIIQANNISNINIPATILLLRHHKLINGYINVDIKPLFDDVKNLKQSSSGIIFDFVDYSNYRYIELAFINSDGIISVYQVVNGLGNKIVSKQVEADPNTFTAITAEFLLNKINVFLNYKMIIEINITNQMIDMNVGLFSKIGKAEFKNILSGNIDLEKLLSRKFVESNEENISKVNMVNSYRFLNKMNIDNLGVYEIPYNYNKKDYDTFEDNIIDNVYAVPDSDSYYDDENITGWVKNNNINNNEFENNYILNKNINLIPSSCTNYNSSKNIFYLTEFIINNSSVHNWKITNEFGIQRIHFNNDYKKNIFKASLVYKHSKCNSVTISSYIKLEYNSEAGLIFRYENINNMYILIIYTNTKEILLKKIINDIQTIIKTKYIHNINTYQRHHLLINDQGQNGHISIFLNNIKIFSISNEHFYKSSFYGLYVQSGYATFDTFQIEAHKKNFNAININE from the exons atgaatatgaatttagttttgttcattttcttgatctgtttattatttggttgtagtaataaattatatgcCTTAAGAAATGTTACAAGGAAATCAGATCCCATGTCTGATAAATCCTTCATAGTTAATAGCTTGATAAGTTACAAAGAAGAAATTGATTCACaa ATAAAGAACTTTAGGAAATATTATGAACTACCAAATGAGATGGATTTTgaattaaaagaattatgGGATTTAGTAAATATAGTTAGTGAGAGCCAAGAAAGTCAGATGAAAGAActatttaaattttcaCATTCTTTAGAACAAAGCAAATTATcactttttaaaatgttaaGTGAATATGAAAATAGAATTGATCAGTTAGAATATAACataatggaaaaaaaattgtatgATCCATTTATtgaaaaatttatataccCTATTTCAAAATATTGGTTAAAAATagattttaataatttaagaTCCTATTGGAGATATGAgaacaataaaaatgacTTTTCTATAATTCAAGcaaataatatatccaATATAAATATCCCTGCTACTATTTTGTTGTTAAGGCATCATAAGTTAATAAatggatatataaatgtggACATAAAGCCCTTATTTGACGATGTAAAGAATTTGAAGCAATCATCCTCAGGTATAATTTTCGATTTTGTAGATTACTCAAACTATAGATATATTGAATTGGCGTTTATAAATAGTGATGGTATTATTAGTGTTTATCAAGTCGTAAACGGACTTGGAAACAA GATTGTCTCGAAACAGGTTGAAGCCGACCCAAACACATTCACAGCGATAACTGCAGAATTTCTCttgaacaaaataaatgtttttttaaattataaaatgattatagaaataaatataacaaatcAGATGATAGATATGAACGTAGGGTTATTTAGCAAGATTGGAAAAGCtgaatttaaaaatatattaagtGGAAATATAGACTTAGAAAAGCTACTAAGTCGTAAATTTGTTGAATCCAATGAAGAGAATATATCAAAAGTTAATATGGTGAATTCTTATCGTTTTCtaaataaaatgaacaTAGATAATTTAGGTGTATATGAAATAccatataattataataagaagGATTATGATACCTTtgaagataatattattgatAATGTATATGCAGTTCCTGATTCGGATTcttattatgatgatgaaaatataacaGGGTGggtaaaaaataataacataaataataatgaattcgaaaataattatatattaaataagaatattaaTCTTATACCTAGTTCATGTACTAATTATAATAGTAgtaagaatattttttatttaactgaatttataataaacaatAGTTCTGTACATAATTGGAAAATTACCAATGAATTTGGAATACAACgtattcattttaataatgattataaaaaaaatatttttaaagcATCTTTAGTTTATAAACATAGTAAATGTAATTCAGTTACAATATCTTCCTATATCAAATTAGAATATAATAGTGAAGCTGGATTAATATTTAGgtatgaaaatattaataatatgtatatcttaataatttatacaAATACTAAAGAAATacttttgaaaaaaattattaatgaTATACAAACTATCATAAAAactaaatatattcataatattaatacatacCAAAGACatcatttattaattaatgaTCAAGGACAAAATGGTCATATATCaatctttttaaataacataaaaatattttcaattAGTAAtgaacatttttataaatcaAGTTTTTATGGTTTATATGTTCAATCTGGGTACGCAACATTTGATACATTCCAAATTGAAgcacacaaaaaaaattttaatgcaataaacataaatgaataa
- a CDS encoding protein transport protein SEC20, putative, translating to MNHNFKRSLDINNKNVDDNINKINSIINQMRLVDENLKSLFSFEETLNDHDALLLFRGRVSKRIVDYSNLITECDNNLTCSEYISPNLKEQYEYHLKNVDNYKRELSVWWNGRANDYHRLCMENFLNRKISDINVTSNDDDRNKLTDINLKDTKKLMIDEINRMKNVKSELIESSQKLKKQDEIFNIFEMKIRSSAKLIYSLKKKAESDTRYVWYSFFFFVSICVYITMRRLGLLRAMFTLIKLIVSLLFYVSKLCFKIFELFKKTNEAKYTPTVDNSKSLVLVPVNNEL from the exons atgaatcaTAACTTTAAAAGGAGTTtagatattaataataaaaatgtagatgataatataaataaaataaattctATAATAAACCAAATGAGATTGGTGGATGAAAACTTGAAAAGcttattttcatttgaaGAAACATTGAATGATCACGATGCCCTTTtatta TTTCGAGGAAGAGTATCAAAACGAATTGTGGATTATTCAAATTTAATAACTGAATGTGATAATAACTTGACATGTTCAGAATATATTTCTCCAAATTTGAAAgaacaatatgaatatCACTTAAAAAATGTAGACAA TTATAAAAGAGAATTGAGCGTATGGTGGAATGGAAGAGCAAATGATTATCATCGCTTATGTATGGAAAACTTTTtaaatagaaaaattag TGATATTAATGTCACGAgtaatgatgatgatagAAATAAGTTAACAGACATAAATTTGAAAGACACTAAGAAATTAATGATAGATGAAATTAATAGAAtgaaaaatgtaaaatCGGAGTTAATAGAATCATCCCAGAAATTGAAGAAACAGGATGAAATATTTAACA TTTTTGAAATGAAGATAAGGTCTAGTGCTAAGCTTATATATtccttaaaaaaaaa aGCTGAAAGTGATACAAGATATGTATGGTAttcattctttttttttgtaagTATTTGTGTGTATATTACAATGAGAAGGTTGGGTCTCCTGAGGGCAATGTTTACg CTAATTAAATTGATTGTGtccttattattttatgtgAGCAAACtatgttttaaaatatttgagCTGTTCAAGAAAACAAATGAGGCAAAATATACGCCAACGGTAGACAATTCGAAAAGTTTGGTTCTTGTTCCAGTTAACAAcgaattataa
- a CDS encoding DNA replication licensing factor MCM4, putative, translating to MGTPRRRLGQQNNNNNSPFALSSSNIFGSNNEIFGSNFMHTPMSSRRTKNSKSFLNSMLNESRYLNQSNAGSQFIKYGHTPLAIRRIKCARADIGDVGREAFMEDVESGRLPHFIDSNLEQIKELFNQFFDEFNITNYSDVLDFTDEDRSISEYILLHRDNLKVYLAYYGWKMIKFIETGRQNECRLNNTNYEDDDENNENSEGIRNLEHIKSFEIDLTHIFFFNKKLYKLIIEYPSDCISEIDKIISTKYNSLLALVLEGDTRSSSSDKYPLSSTKQDYCRVRFFNKKHKDTPRKLGPNQIETLVCVKGVIIRCSNIIPEMTMAAFKCTSKKRIGVNNYEKCNEEVYEHVIQGEVQEPVTCSNCNNKNTFELWHNNCCFSSKQLIKLSEVTEHLKQGETPQSISIYAYDDLIDYTKPGDTVELTGILKASPVRLNPRSRCYNSVHRTYINVIHIKKENKQKMKLTEQNDTANIILKRNEDGTVEENFEKLNEQGNLLFTTEVIQKMEQLSKDPNIYQRLVDSIAPSIYGREDIKKGLLCQLFGGSKITDKYNNKYRSEIHILLCGDPSTAKSQLLHYVHKLSPRGIYTSGKGSSSVGLTAFISKDSETKEYILESGAVVLSDKGICCIDEFDKMDDSARAILHEVMEQQTVTIAKAGIVATLNARTSILASANPINSRYDKNKAVVENINLPPSLFSRFDLIYLVIDQANEEEDRKLATVLCKNFSYNPEEEEEEDQEDQEEDEPNYITQQRARKSKGTSRKNEGENYYNDDDDDDISNYLNDSNDAQNKRGSWANVNISYDEYNNSSNKKTSKNYLIDSNTLALYIAYCRITCNPIISLESKKIIIEEYIKMRCKEGTKSPTASPRQLEGLVRLSQSLAKMKLKRVVSPEEANEAVRLMNIATFQSLIDPLSGRIDFDQVNLGQTSQHKKKSDLIKDIIMNALVLKNMTKDELLTHCHETIMNDPEHTTSMDRKSFEEAFYDLEKSQEITRLCSGLYKKK from the coding sequence atgGGTACACCAAGAAGAAGATTAGGACAAcaaaataacaataataatagtcCCTTTGCATTGAGTTCTTCTAATATATTTGGGTCGAACAATGAGATATTTGGAAGCAATTTTATGCATACTCCTATGTCGAGTAGGAGGACAAAGAACAGTAAAAGTTTTTTAAATAGTATGTTGAATGAATCAAGATATTTAAATCAGAGTAATGCCGGTTCTcaatttataaaatatggaCATACCCCTTTAGCTATTAGAAGAATAAAGTGCGCAAGAGCTGATATTGGAGATGTTGGTAGAGAAGCTTTTATGGAAGATGTTGAATCAGGTCGTTTGCCTCATTTTATTGATAGTAATTTAgaacaaataaaagaattatttaatcAATTTTTTGATGaatttaatattacaaattATAGTGATGTTTTAGATTTCACGGATGAAGATCGTAGTATAAgtgaatatattttattacatcGTGATAATTTAAAAGTCTATTTAGCTTATTATGGTTggaaaatgataaaatttATTGAAACAGGAAGGCAAAATGAATGTAGATTAAATAATACTAATTATGAAGATGAcgatgaaaataatgaaaattcCGAAGGCATACGAAACTTGGAACATATTAAATCTTTTGAAATTGATTTgacacatatatttttttttaataaaaaattatataagtTAATTATTGAATATCCATCCGATTGTATAAGTGAAATtgataaaattattagtacaaaatataattctCTTTTAGCTTTAGTTTTAGAAGGAGATACCAGATCAAGTTCTTCTGATAAATATCCATTAAGCAGTACTAAGCAAGATTATTGTAGAGTTCGattttttaataagaaACATAAAGATACCCCTAGAAAATTAGGACCTAACCAAATTGAAACCTTAGTTTGTGTTAAAGGTGTTATTATTAGATGTTCTAATATTATTCCAGAAATGACTATGGCAGCTTTTAAATGTACATCTAAAAAAAGAATAGGtgttaataattatgaaaagTGTAATGAAGAAGTTTATGAACATGTGATTCAAGGAGAAGTACAAGAACCCGTCACTTGCTCtaattgtaataataagaacACTTTTGAACTATGGCATAATAATTGTTGCTTTTCATCAAAAcaattaattaaattaagTGAAGTTACTGAACATTTAAAACAAGGAGAAACGCCACAGTCAATTTCTATTTATGCATATGATGATTTAATAGATTATACTAAACCTGGAGACACAGTTGAATTAACAGGTATATTAAAAGCTTCACCTGTAAGATTAAATCCACGATCTAGATGTTATAATAGTGTACATAGAACCTACATAAAtgttattcatataaaaaaagaaaataaacaaaaaatgaagttaactgaacaaaatgatactgctaatattatattaaaaagaaatgaagATGGTACAGTAGAGgaaaattttgaaaaattaaatgaacaaggaaatttattatttacaacTGAAGTTATTCAAAAAATGGAACAATTGAGTAAAGAtccaaatatatatcagAGATTAGTAGATTCAATAGCTCCATCAATTTATGGAAGAGAAGATATTAAGAAAGGTCTCTTATGTCAATTATTTGGTGGTAGTAAAATAAcagataaatataataacaaatatagATCTGAAATACATATCTTATTATGTGGTGATCCATCTACAGCTAAATCACAACTTTTACACTATGTTCATAAATTATCACCAAGAGGAATATATACAAGTGGAAAAGGTAGCAGTAGTGTAGGTCTTACAGCATTCATATCGAAAGATTCAGAAacaaaagaatatattttagaATCAGGAGCAGTCGTATTATCAGATAAAGGTATTTGTTGTATTGATGAATTTGATAAAATGGATGACTCAGCTAGAGCCATTCTACATGAAGTTATGGAACAACAAACAGTAACCATAGCAAAAGCCGGTATTGTTGCTACACTTAATGCACGTACATCAATCTTGGCATCAGCAAACCCTATTAATAGTAgatatgataaaaataaagcagttgttgaaaatattaatttacCACCTTCCTTATTTTCTCGATTtgatttaatttatttagTTATAGATCAGGCCAACGAAGAGGAAGACAGAAAACTAGCTACTGTACTCTGTAAAAATTTTTCCTACAATCCAGAGGAGGAGGAAGAGGAGGATCAAGAAGACCAAGAGGAAGATGAACCTAACTATATTACACAACAGAGGGCTAGAAAATCAAAAGGAACAAGTAGAAAAAATGAAGgtgaaaattattataatgatgatgatgatgatgatataaGTAATTATCTTAATGATAGTAATGATGCACAAAATAAAAGAGGTAGTTGGGctaatgtaaatatatcatatgatgaatataataatagttctaataaaaaaacgtctaagaattatttaattgATTCGAATACATTAGCATTATATATAGCTTATTGTCGTATAACATGTAATCCTATCATCTCACTTGaaagtaaaaaaattatcattgaagaatatataaaaatgagaTGTAAAGAAGGTACCAAATCTCCAACAGCTAGTCCAAGACAACTAGAAGGATTAGTAAGATTAAGTCAAAGCTTAgcaaaaatgaaattaaagCGTGTAGTATCACCAGAAGAAGCAAACGAAGCTGTTAGATTGATGAATATAGCTACCTTCCAAAGTTTAATTGATCCATTAAGTGGTAGAATAGATTTTGATCAAGTAAACTTAGGACAAACTTCTCAACATAAGAAAAAATCAGATCttataaaagatattattatgaatgctttagttttaaaaaatatgacaAAAGATGAATTATTAACACATTGTCATGAAACTATAATGAACGATCCAGAACATACAACATCCATGGATAGGAAATCTTTTGAAGAAGCTTTTTATGATCTTGAAAAATCCCAAGAAATCACACGATTGTGTTCAGGattatataagaaaaagtaa
- a CDS encoding hypothetical protein (conserved Plasmodium protein, unknown function): MTKGGSNHKNNKIKPIDINKKLLIIKCNDDIRKLINKESPSVDEINEIKNLLENNEVKIEKKKRNIVIPRFKICEDSEEEKNIKNKNNINNDEKRKDNINDDEKRKDNINNDAEKNKSLSDNNNNNNNNNNNNNYDYDNDDEKKYSITKFEKPSHYIRYELYKDQVTGIKLSDGSIIHYDLLKEDEIFLEGLNSYLNIHVNDESFSKLIDKFEKLTGNSDNKEEINFKEALKAANDLKINYKSNVIKDIYTYWKNKRKKLGRPLLRMFWNNSQNSLPHYSVFRPRVKEKMTLRKHKKKNSEIIIKMQELIQDFRRLDRILRKIKQRDEKKLLLLQLNAILFDQRINEIQDKTYVCPMWNYFKDYKIEKIYKKFKKDKYYKNSYHHHYNNNSNNNKYYYDEKEYENYNIDANEDGYINHNYMDEYMNDNMDEYLNNNIDAHSHYNYRDSIYNRKINKKLKHYIIHPEQKNLLKINPSEYKNVVLIKRRGRSNRMWVDRKYVDENNINNHEINYCDLSYAFNDFVEASLTLKKNYEEDVSNYLSGRTRIPIKLDIRKRDLKNVGDFNTSLFYNNQINDDSLFNGMYDELNGERKRKRRKKKEQENLNVDENYINSNILLDNMGDQFALQANNSIHLDKTKASLNDNSNNNINSNNNINICNNNLDIIKKNSTTNVNVDTSNMNTTNIVTCDRTSMTIDHDANNTDLKLNYFINKGNKINMNEPDYNTNLLFHKNNTEENMLNQYIQNKNNLYNINNINNINSNIKNNEDNTKIVPHNILSLEHQNLKNQDFYEKYVSTNITSNYNNNNNNNNIPYPLVSRNDKYAPCIFSKEQNNKTIFHFEDMIDPLMNKDNYLFCLSKYVYVQKKILFYLEHLLNFDNYNFKSKKKELPNNKDMNINLKINTNDNINNDSLNNDNINKDNINCDGINNKKNDDFINNTLSELNGTCLKSKVSHKSVKHKTAKDNNIK, from the coding sequence ATGACAAAAGGAGGAAGTAATCATAAGAATAACAAAATCAAACCAATAgatattaacaaaaaattacttataataaaatgtaatgatgatataagaaaattaataaataaagagAGTCCATCAGTAGATGAAATTAATGagataaaaaatttattagaaaataatgaagtaaaaattgaaaagaaaaaaaggaatattGTTATTCCAAGGTTTAAAATATGTGAGGATAGTGaagaggaaaaaaatattaaaaataaaaataatataaataatgatgaaaaaagaaaagataatataaatgatgatgagaaaagaaaagataatataaataatgatgcagaaaagaataaatcTTTATctgataataataataataataataataataataataataataattatgattatgataatgatgatgaaaaaaaatatagtaTTACAAAATTTGAGAAACCATCACATTATATAAgatatgaattatataaagatcAAGTGACAGGAATTAAATTAAGCGATGGTAGTATTATACACtatgatttattaaaagaagatGAGATATTTTTAGAAGGATTAAACTCctatttaaatatacatgTGAATGATGAGAGTTTTAGTAAATTAATAGATAAATTTGAGAAATTAACAGGAAATTCAGATAATAAGGAAGAAATCAATTTTAAAGAAGCATTAAAAGCAGCAAATGatctaaaaataaattataaaagtaatgttataaaagatatttatacgtattggaaaaataaaagaaaaaaattaggAAGACCATTATTACGTATGTTCTGGAATAATTCACAAAACAGTTTACCTCATTATTCTGTATTTAGACCTAGAgttaaagaaaaaatgactttaagaaaacataaaaagaaaaatagtgaaatcattataaaaatgCAAGAATTAATTCAAGATTTTAGAAGACTAGATCGaatattaagaaaaatCAAACAAAGGGATGAAAAGaaacttttattattacaattaaATGCTATATTATTTGATCAAAGAATTAATGAAATTCAAGATAAAACATATGTATGTCCTATGTGGAATTATTTTAAGGATtataaaattgaaaaaatttataaaaaatttaaaaaagataaatattataaaaattcatatcatcatcattacaataataatagtaataataataaatattattatgatgaaaaggaatatgaaaattataatatcGATGCTAATGAAGATggttatataaatcataattatatggatgaatatatgaatgataatatggatgaatatttgaataataatatcgATGCACACTcacattataattatagagattcaatatataatagaaaaataaataaaaaactgaaacattatattatccatcctgaacaaaaaaatttactAAAAATTAATCCTAGTGAATATAAAAACGTTGTCTTAATTAAAAGAAGAGGAAGAAGTAATCGTATGTGGGTAGATAGAAAATATGTAGAcgaaaataatataaataatcatGAAATTAATTATTGTGATCTTTCATATGCATTTAATGATTTTGTTGAAGCATCCTTAAcattgaaaaaaaattacgAAGAGGATGTTTCAAATTATTTATCAGGAAGAACACGTATACCAATCAAATTGGATATAAGAAAGAgagatttaaaaaatgttggtgattttaatacatcattattttataataatcaaatTAATGATGATTCACTTTTTAATGGGATGTATGATGAATTGAATGGGGAAAGAAAGAGAAAGagaaggaaaaaaaaagaacaagaaaatttaaatgtggatgaaaattatataaattcgAATATATTACTAGACAATATGGGAGATCAATTTGCTCTTCAAGCGAATAATAGTATACATCTTGATAAAACTAAGGCGTCATTAAATGATAACAGTAACAATAATATCAAcagtaataataacattaatatttgtaataataatttagatataataaaaaaaaatagtaCAACAAATGTAAATGTTGACACATCGAATATGAATACTACTAATATTGTAACATGTGATCGTACATCCATGACCATTGATCACGATGCAAATAATACTGATCTTAAACtcaattattttataaataaagggaataaaataaatatgaatgaacctgattataatactaacttattatttcataaaaataacactgaagaaaatatgttaaatCAATATATACAGAATAAGaacaatttatataatataaacaatataaataatataaatagtaacataaaaaataatgaagacAATACAAAAATAGTACCGCATAATATACTATCCTTAGAACAtcaaaatttaaaaaatcaagatttctatgaaaaatatgttaGCACAAATATAACGAGcaattataataataataataataataataatattcctTACCCTTTGGTTAGTAGGAATGATAAATATGCTCCttgtattttttcaaaagaacaaaataataaaacaatatttcattttgaAGATATGATTGACCCCTTAATGAATAAAGacaattatttattttgcTTGAGTAAGTATGTGTAcgtacaaaaaaaaatattattttatttggaacacttattaaatttcgataattacaattttaagagtaaaaaaaaagagcTACCCAACAATAAGGATATGAAcattaatttaaaaataaacacaaacgataatataaataatgatagtctaaataatgataatataaataaggacaatataaattgtgatggtattaataataaaaaaaatgatgattttattaataatacattatCTGAACTTAACGGAACATGTCTTAAAAGTAAAGTTTCACATAAAAGCGTAAAACATAAAACAGCAAAGGATAACAATATTAAGTGA
- a CDS encoding U4/U6.U5 tri-snRNP-associated protein 2, putative, which translates to MERKSKKNSKIEKTESASKKKKKKNDDMSEPEEDEKKINEVEDGSLLLKSNKTENNVNNNDNNNTNYDNQKNNLLYKKRNRVCPYLRTINRNLLDFDFEKLCSISLSNLHVYACLVCGLYFQGIGKGTHAYTHSLEKNHYVFINLETCKTCCIPEGYEIVDASLNDIKYFLKPTYNKEQVEHLCYNSVLGKSLDGGDFLPGLVGLNNLKNTDYCNVIIQLICSIIPLRNTLLLYECKENIAKNIIVVLSDLIKKIYNPRNFKGVVSPHEFLQAVGIESNKNFKIGTKKYPLDFFLWLLNKIYRHSNKMLKKRKLSTLKKKTGYLKRKLEDNEPVSKEEKKNVHDKEKIYDEMNKSDNTSNKKKKEKDKWVYSNINIVDYCFDGELLIKTIKEEGNEESQENMELKFNESDNYSKDYLKNINEEEVEEEKNKQKNDYQNIYNNTFLNLVKKNKNYLIVKIPFRTLSLKLPNAPVFKSTTESNIIPQVSIFELLSKFDGETETFLQEHFKIPNTLIISKLPKYLIFTIERFSKNNFFIEKNGTIVNFVIKNLDMKDYVHEDFLSLNPVTKYNLIANIFHTGTVNQGSYKIHVLNQPTNEWYEIEDLHVISILPQLVLLPESCIQLYQRQDVKLNGDI; encoded by the coding sequence atggAAAGGAAATCTAAGAAGAATTcaaaaattgaaaaaacAGAATCTGCttcaaaaaagaaaaagaaaaagaatgATGACATGAGTGAACCAGAagaagatgaaaaaaaaataaatgagGTAGAAGATGGTTCTTTATTACttaaaagtaataaaacagaaaataatgtaaataataatgataataataataccaATTATGATAACCAAAAGAATAATCTATTGTATAAAAAGAGAAATAGGGTGTGCCCATACCTACGTACCATTAATAGAAACCTTCTGGATTTTGACtttgaaaaattatgtaGCATCAGTTTATCAAATTTACATGTATATGCTTGTTTAGTATGTggtttatattttcaagGGATAGGAAAAGGGACTCATGCTTATACTCATTCCTTGGAAAAAAATcattatgtatttataaatttagAAACATGTAAAACTTGTTGCATTCCTGAAGGTTATGAAATTGTAGATGCTTCATTAAATGACATAAagtattttttaaaaccTACATATAACAAGGAGCAAGTTGAGCatttatgttataattCTGTATTAGGAAAATCGTTAGATGGTGGTGATTTCTTACCCGGATTAGTAggtttaaataatttaaagaACACAGATTATTGTAATGTTATTATACAATTAATATGCTCTATTATACCCTTACGTAAtactttattattatatgaatgtaaggaaaatatagcaaaaaatataatagtaGTACTCTCtgatttaataaaaaaaatatataaccCCAGAAATTTTAAAGGAGTTGTTTCTCCTCATGAATTTTTACAAGCAGTAGGAATTgaatcaaataaaaattttaaaattgGTACGAAAAAATACCCTCTTgacttttttttatggttacttaataaaatttatagacattctaataaaatgttaaaaaaaagaaaattatcaacccttaaaaaaaaaacaggATACTTGAAAAGAAAACTAGAAGACAATGAGCCTGTTTcaaaagaagaaaaaaaaaatgtacatgataaggaaaaaatatatgatgaaaTGAACAAATCAGATAATAcaagtaataaaaaaaaaaaggagaaAGATAAATGGGTATAtagtaatattaatatagTCGATTATTGTTTTGATGGGGAATTACTCATTAAAAcaataaaagaagaaggAAATGAAGAATCACAAGAAAACATGGAATTAAAATTTAACGAATCAGATAATTATTCAAAagattatttaaaaaatataaacgAAGAAGAAGtagaagaagaaaaaaataaacaaaaaaatgattatcaaaatatatataataataccTTTTTAAATcttgtaaaaaaaaataaaaattatttaattgtAAAAATTCCTTTCCGTACATTGTCATTAAAACTACCAAATGCTCCAGTATTTAAGAGTACAACAGAAAGTAATATAATACCACAAGTATCTATTTTTGAGCTGTTATCAAAGTTCGATGGAGAAACAGAAACCTTTCTACAAgaacattttaaaatacCGAATACATTAATAATATCTAAATTACCCAAATATCTAATTTTTACTATTGAACGTTTTTCaaagaataatttttttatagaaaaaaatggaaCAATAGtaaattttgttattaaaaACCTTGATATGAAAGATTATGTACATGAAGATTTTCTAAGTCTAAATCCTGTAactaaatataatttaattgcaaatatttttcatacAGGTACAGTAAATCAAGGTTCTTATAAAATTCATGTATTAAATCAACCAACAAATGAATGGTATGAAATTGAAGACTTGCATGTTATATCTATTTTGCCGCAATTAGTTTTATTGCCTGAATCATGTATTCAGTTATATCAGCGACAGGATGTTAAACTAAATGGGGacatataa